A stretch of the Longimicrobiaceae bacterium genome encodes the following:
- a CDS encoding isochorismatase family cysteine hydrolase encodes MPAKNKDLHGNVPESCEVALLLIDVINDMEYPGGDLIVQHAVPMARRLRDLAGRAREVGVPVVYVNDNFGRWQSDFRKVYEHCAAEGVRGCEVCRMLEPHDDDYFVLKPKHSGFYSTTLDTLLDYLGAKTLVLTGMAGNSCVLFTASDAFMRDFHVVVPPDCTASQTAAANDNALDQMREVLKAELIPSAEIDFAELQRRAREIDAGEEAAAQS; translated from the coding sequence ATGCCGGCGAAGAACAAGGACCTGCACGGGAACGTGCCGGAGTCGTGCGAGGTCGCGCTGCTGCTGATCGACGTCATCAACGACATGGAGTATCCTGGGGGCGACCTCATCGTACAGCACGCGGTGCCCATGGCGCGGCGGCTGCGCGACTTGGCCGGCCGCGCGCGCGAGGTGGGCGTACCGGTGGTGTACGTGAACGACAACTTCGGGCGCTGGCAGTCGGACTTCCGCAAGGTGTACGAGCATTGCGCGGCAGAGGGCGTGCGCGGCTGCGAGGTGTGCCGCATGCTGGAGCCGCACGACGACGACTACTTCGTGCTCAAGCCCAAGCACTCCGGCTTCTACTCCACCACGCTCGACACGCTGCTGGACTACCTGGGCGCCAAGACGCTGGTGCTCACGGGCATGGCCGGCAACTCGTGCGTGCTCTTCACCGCCAGCGACGCCTTCATGCGCGACTTCCACGTGGTGGTGCCGCCGGACTGCACCGCGTCGCAGACCGCCGCGGCGAACGACAATGCGCTGGACCAGATGCGCGAGGTGCTGAAGGCCGAGCTGATCCCGTCTGCCGAGATCGACTTCGCGGAACTGCAGCGCCGCGCCCGCGAGATCGACGCGGGGGAGGAAGCCGCCGCGCAGTCCTAG
- a CDS encoding electron-transfer flavoprotein:ubiquinone oxidoreductase, with protein MAESARGVVVPARHQAELPRDRMILAEAPDTEAIEMDVVFAGAGPAGLAGAIELARLCKKDGESGGSMGELQIAVLDKASSLGEHNLSGAVINPRAFKELFPELEESDFPFRQKVDKETVALLTETGSYRIPTPPPMHNQGNYTASISEVVRWLGEKAEGLGVNVLPGFPVDSLLVDGDRVRGVRTVPSGLDRGGQPGGRYEAPTDVTAQVTVLAEGTRGALTQAYRSWRGIESANPQIYALGVKEVWEVKEPLDRIVHTLGWPLPRDAFGGSFMYPLGGNLVALGLVVGLDYRQTTLDVHQLLQRMKLHPFFRKHLEGGEMVEWGAKTIPEGGYYSLPARRVGHGLMMVGDAAGFVDVPSLKGIHYAMQSGIYAARAAFAAIKGGDVSSEALAEYDRMIDHSYVVEDMYRTRNMRLAFKDGFFVGGVKAGLMTLTGGRVPGGQIDMHPDAVVPRRVTPEAPFVPDGKLTFSKVDAVFKSGNQTRDDIPSHLIVGQDVSAEVATLYEHLCPAGVYERQGDKLVVNAPNCIDCKATDVIGPRWTPREGGSGPAYKQM; from the coding sequence ATGGCAGAGAGCGCACGCGGAGTGGTCGTGCCCGCCCGGCACCAGGCCGAGCTTCCGCGCGACCGGATGATCCTGGCCGAGGCGCCCGACACGGAAGCCATCGAGATGGACGTGGTGTTCGCGGGCGCGGGTCCGGCCGGTCTGGCGGGCGCCATCGAGCTGGCGCGCCTGTGCAAGAAGGACGGCGAGTCCGGCGGCTCGATGGGCGAGCTGCAGATCGCCGTGCTGGACAAGGCATCGTCGCTCGGCGAGCACAACCTTTCCGGCGCCGTCATCAACCCGCGGGCGTTCAAGGAGCTGTTCCCCGAGCTGGAGGAGAGCGACTTCCCGTTCCGCCAGAAGGTGGACAAAGAGACGGTGGCGCTGCTCACCGAGACGGGCAGCTACCGCATCCCCACGCCGCCGCCCATGCACAACCAGGGCAACTACACCGCCTCCATCTCCGAGGTGGTGCGCTGGCTGGGCGAGAAGGCCGAGGGGCTGGGCGTGAACGTGCTTCCCGGCTTCCCGGTGGACTCGCTGCTGGTGGACGGCGACCGCGTGCGGGGCGTGCGCACCGTGCCGTCGGGCCTGGACCGCGGCGGCCAGCCGGGCGGGCGCTACGAGGCGCCGACCGACGTGACGGCGCAGGTCACGGTGCTCGCCGAGGGCACCCGCGGTGCGCTCACGCAGGCGTACCGCTCGTGGCGCGGCATCGAGTCGGCCAACCCGCAGATCTACGCGCTGGGCGTGAAGGAGGTGTGGGAGGTCAAGGAGCCGCTGGACCGCATCGTCCACACGCTGGGGTGGCCGCTGCCGCGCGACGCGTTCGGCGGCAGCTTCATGTACCCGCTGGGCGGCAACCTCGTCGCGCTGGGCCTCGTGGTCGGGCTGGACTACCGGCAGACCACGCTGGACGTGCACCAGCTGCTCCAGCGCATGAAGCTGCACCCCTTCTTCCGCAAGCACCTGGAAGGCGGTGAGATGGTGGAGTGGGGCGCGAAGACGATCCCCGAGGGAGGCTACTACTCGCTGCCCGCCCGGCGCGTGGGCCACGGGCTGATGATGGTGGGCGACGCGGCCGGCTTCGTGGACGTGCCGTCGCTCAAGGGCATCCACTACGCCATGCAGTCCGGCATCTACGCGGCCCGCGCGGCGTTCGCGGCCATCAAGGGCGGCGACGTCTCTTCCGAGGCGCTGGCGGAGTACGACCGCATGATCGACCACAGCTACGTGGTCGAGGACATGTACCGCACGCGCAACATGCGGCTGGCGTTCAAGGACGGGTTCTTCGTGGGCGGCGTGAAGGCGGGGCTGATGACGCTCACCGGCGGCCGCGTCCCCGGCGGGCAGATCGACATGCACCCCGACGCCGTGGTGCCGCGCAGGGTCACCCCCGAGGCGCCGTTCGTGCCGGACGGGAAGCTGACGTTCAGCAAGGTCGACGCGGTGTTCAAGTCCGGCAACCAGACCCGCGACGACATCCCGTCGCACCTGATCGTGGGGCAGGACGTGTCTGCCGAGGTCGCCACGCTGTACGAGCACCTGTGCCCGGCGGGCGTGTACGAGCGGCAGGGCGACAAGCTGGTGGTGAACGCGCCCAACTGCATCGACTGCAAGGCGACGGACGTGATCGGCCCGCGTTGGACGCCGCGCGAGGGTGGCAGCGGGCCGGCTTACAAGCAGATGTAG
- a CDS encoding methyltransferase domain-containing protein, producing the protein MRYIFGIIPFALLTLCGQLHRMSRPASLDLPDAIRRGYDAEAARYDRRWATYNRRSLALLLPHLPSNTGALLDVGCGTGNLLAALAGRGALPPTYAGADPSAGMLAVARAKAEALGLASRAAFVQAPAEALPFADAEFDMVAAASSLQFWAEPQRALAEVRRVLQPGGRFATVDWCRDFRSMRLLDGWMRLRGTKYHRMYSSAELVSLLLASGFQLETMTRKKIGPMWGLMVAVAVRQ; encoded by the coding sequence ATGCGATACATCTTCGGCATCATCCCGTTTGCACTCCTCACCCTCTGCGGGCAACTTCACCGCATGAGCCGTCCCGCATCTCTTGACCTCCCGGACGCGATCCGCCGCGGCTACGACGCCGAGGCGGCGCGGTACGACCGCCGCTGGGCGACGTACAATCGGCGCAGCCTCGCACTGCTGCTCCCACATCTCCCGTCTAACACCGGCGCGCTCCTGGACGTCGGCTGCGGCACGGGCAACCTGCTCGCGGCGCTCGCCGGGCGCGGCGCGCTGCCACCCACGTACGCGGGCGCGGACCCATCCGCGGGGATGCTGGCGGTCGCGCGGGCCAAGGCGGAGGCGCTGGGGCTCGCGTCGCGCGCTGCATTCGTGCAGGCGCCCGCGGAGGCGCTGCCGTTCGCGGACGCGGAGTTCGACATGGTCGCGGCGGCATCGTCGCTCCAGTTCTGGGCGGAGCCGCAACGCGCGCTGGCGGAGGTTCGGCGCGTGCTGCAGCCGGGCGGGCGGTTCGCGACGGTGGACTGGTGCCGCGACTTCCGCTCCATGCGCCTGCTCGACGGCTGGATGCGGCTGCGCGGGACGAAGTACCATCGCATGTACTCGTCGGCCGAGCTGGTTTCGCTGCTTCTGGCGTCGGGGTTTCAGTTGGAGACGATGACGCGGAAGAAGATCGGGCCGATGTGGGGGCTGATGGTTGCGGTGGCCGTGCGGCAGTGA